In a genomic window of Sarcophilus harrisii chromosome 4, mSarHar1.11, whole genome shotgun sequence:
- the EGFL8 gene encoding epidermal growth factor-like protein 8, which translates to MGSGVRVLLCCLLVGFSVLLFFGGQRANGDLPYSKGVCSRQTLVIPLRYNESYSQPIYKPYLTLCAGQRICSTYRTTYRVAWREVQRDVQQFHAICCQGWKKKHPGALTCEEAICPKPCQNGGICIQPDQCECTPGWGGKHCHMDVDECSTGIILCSHSCSNTLGSFTCSCPKGLVLGTNGRTCEEVPSEPLPSPSILSLTVREAKKEKHSLRLKVGELRGRLEVLEQWAGQVSAWVRAVLPVSPEAIRPEQVAELWGRGDRIDSLSDQVLLLEEKLGACSCEDNSLGPGLNHGR; encoded by the exons ATGGGGTCTGGGGTCCGGGTTTTGCTGTGCTGTCTGCTAGTGGGGTTCTCAGTCCTgctcttttttggggggcagaGGGCGAATGGGGACCTTCCATACAG CAAGGGAGTTTGCTCCAGGCAGACCTTGGTGATTCCTCTAAGATACAATGAATCCTACAGCCAACCAATATACAAACCTTATTTGACACTGTGTGCAGGTCAGCGGATCTGCAGCACTTACAG GACCACATACCGCGTGGCATGGAGGGAGGTTCAGAGGGATGTGCAGCAGTTTCATGCCATATGTTGTCAGGGTTGGAAGAAGAAGCACCCAGGGGCACTGACCTGTGAAGAAG CCATTTGTCCTAAGCCCTGTCAGAATGGAGGGATTTGCATTCAGCCTGACCAGTGCGAATGCACCCCAGGCTGGGGAGGGAAGCATTGTCACATGG atGTAGACGAATGCAGCACTGGCATCATTCTTTGCTCTCATAGCTGTTCCAACACCCTGGGCAGCTTCACTTGCAGCTGCCCAAAAGGTCTAGTTCTCGGGACCAATGGAAGGACTTGTGAGGAGGTCCCCTCTGAACCACTTCCCAGTCCCAGTATCCTTAGTTTGACAG TTCGGGAGgcgaagaaagaaaagcattccctGAGGCTGAAGGTTGGAGAATTACGTGGGCgactggaggtcttggagcag TGGGCTGGGCAGGTGAGTGCCTGGGTTCGAGCTGTGCTGCCAGTGTCTCCTGAAGCGATCCGACCTGAGCAGGTGGCAGAACTATGGGGGCGAGGAGACCGCATAGACTCGCTTAGTGATCAAGTGCTGCTTCTGGAGGAGAAACTGGGCGCCT GTTCTTGTGAGGACAACAGCCTGGGTCCAGGTCTCAACCACGGCAGATAA